One window of Desulfovibrio sp. genomic DNA carries:
- the topA gene encoding type I DNA topoisomerase — MNLLILESPGKVKKVQAILGVDWKVAASVGHVRDLPERELGIALPDFTPAYTPTERGKDVLKRLAALVKDAGAVYLATDPDREGEAIAWHVADALRLKNPKRVTYSEITASAIHAALKAPRPLDMALVAAQEARRVLDRFCGYLVSGPLSRAAGTRLSAGRVQSPAVRLVVERERAIKGFVSVTHYGAELAFAGGWSAIWLTKSWLQAGQEYLLDTALADRVAALPALTVKDCMESESHTAPPAPFTTSSLQQAASNALKFTPKQTMQLAQRLYEAGHITYMRTDSPNLSAEAVAEIRAFCLAHGWSLVDKPRVWKSKEGAQEAHEAVRPTHPEVEKAGDTPDEQALYRLIRLRTLASQLADAVYDVRTLRLAAALDSKEAVFEARGRVLRDPGWKVLLATDAATLDERDDDGDEPENPVPILSQGTSVSPASGRVLTKKTKPPTRFSEASLVRELENRGIGRPATFAAIVDTILKREYVRVEKRQLVPTPVGEQVVDLLTGAFSFLDYEFTRGMEDNLDAIAGGAASYREIMEMAYEQLQQEVGGFTAKYPQQERKAPETTEFVCDACGKPLVRMKGQRRDGSGEYDFFSCSDRACNASYPNVDGKPGEARKKPEPTKFKCTCGKPLVRRESAKGPFFGCSGYPGCKKLYQLEEDGRPNFNAQKGGKK, encoded by the coding sequence ATGAATCTGCTCATTTTGGAATCACCCGGCAAGGTCAAAAAAGTACAGGCAATTTTGGGAGTCGATTGGAAAGTGGCCGCGTCCGTTGGCCATGTGCGCGATTTGCCGGAGCGCGAGTTGGGCATTGCCCTGCCGGACTTCACCCCTGCGTATACTCCCACGGAGCGCGGCAAAGACGTGCTCAAAAGGCTGGCAGCCCTGGTCAAGGATGCAGGTGCGGTGTACCTCGCTACCGACCCTGACCGCGAAGGCGAGGCCATTGCCTGGCATGTTGCCGATGCCCTGCGCCTAAAAAATCCCAAGCGTGTCACCTACAGCGAAATCACGGCCTCAGCCATACATGCGGCACTGAAAGCCCCACGACCTCTGGACATGGCACTGGTGGCGGCACAGGAAGCCCGGCGCGTTCTCGACCGCTTTTGCGGGTATTTGGTCAGTGGGCCGCTTTCTCGTGCCGCTGGCACACGCCTGTCTGCCGGGCGGGTGCAAAGCCCGGCTGTGCGGCTAGTGGTAGAGCGCGAACGAGCTATCAAGGGCTTTGTGTCCGTGACCCACTACGGCGCGGAACTGGCGTTTGCCGGAGGCTGGAGTGCCATTTGGCTTACCAAGTCCTGGTTGCAGGCTGGCCAAGAATATCTGCTGGATACTGCTTTGGCTGACCGTGTTGCGGCCTTGCCTGCTCTTACTGTGAAAGATTGCATGGAATCCGAAAGCCATACGGCCCCGCCCGCGCCCTTCACCACATCGAGCTTGCAGCAGGCGGCTTCCAACGCCTTAAAGTTCACCCCCAAACAAACCATGCAACTGGCTCAACGACTTTATGAGGCTGGGCACATAACCTACATGCGCACGGATTCACCCAATCTGTCGGCAGAAGCTGTGGCGGAGATTCGCGCTTTTTGCCTGGCGCACGGCTGGTCCCTGGTGGATAAGCCCCGTGTCTGGAAATCCAAGGAAGGCGCTCAGGAAGCGCACGAAGCTGTGCGTCCTACGCATCCAGAAGTAGAAAAAGCCGGAGATACCCCGGACGAACAGGCCCTGTACCGCCTCATCCGCCTGCGGACTTTGGCCTCGCAACTGGCGGATGCCGTGTATGACGTGCGCACCCTCCGTCTTGCTGCGGCCCTGGATAGCAAAGAAGCCGTCTTTGAGGCCAGGGGTCGGGTATTGCGTGACCCCGGCTGGAAGGTCTTGCTCGCGACCGACGCGGCAACATTGGATGAACGGGACGATGACGGTGACGAACCGGAAAACCCTGTGCCCATATTGAGCCAGGGCACAAGCGTTTCTCCCGCCAGCGGCAGGGTGTTGACCAAAAAGACCAAACCGCCCACGCGCTTTTCGGAAGCGAGCCTGGTTCGTGAACTGGAAAACCGAGGCATAGGTCGCCCGGCAACCTTCGCGGCCATTGTGGATACCATTCTCAAGCGTGAATATGTCCGCGTCGAAAAAAGACAGCTCGTGCCCACGCCCGTGGGGGAACAGGTGGTGGACTTGCTCACTGGGGCATTCTCCTTTCTGGATTACGAGTTCACCAGAGGGATGGAGGACAATCTGGACGCCATTGCCGGAGGCGCGGCTTCCTACAGGGAAATCATGGAAATGGCCTATGAGCAGCTTCAACAGGAAGTTGGCGGCTTCACGGCCAAGTATCCCCAGCAGGAGCGCAAGGCCCCAGAAACTACAGAATTTGTGTGCGATGCCTGCGGCAAGCCTCTTGTGCGCATGAAGGGACAGCGCCGCGACGGCTCCGGCGAATATGACTTCTTTTCATGTTCCGACCGTGCCTGCAACGCCAGCTACCCCAATGTGGACGGCAAACCAGGCGAAGCCCGTAAAAAGCCCGAACCCACCAAGTTCAAATGCACCTGCGGAAAGCCTTTGGTGCGCCGTGAGAGTGCCAAAGGCCCGTTCTTCGGCTGCTCCGGCTATCCCGGCTGCAAGAAGCTCTATCAGCTAGAGGAAGACGGCAGGCCCAACTTCAATGCCCAAAAGGGGGGCAAGAAATGA
- a CDS encoding DotD/TraH family lipoprotein (Members of this family include DotD of type IVB secretion systems and TraH of plasmid conjugative plasmid systems, both lipoproteins.) codes for MLRRCAFIICCFVLAGCAGKKPTQDPTNPADFVTVTLGDAAQIAHGELAMLAKLRGQGLQPLLPPADPSLSQPVSISWTGPAEGAVKEICLQLGYRYQEAGKPSAQILTVVVRGLNRPAHVLLEDIAWQVQPQAVLRVDPIGRVITLARTVSTGGQS; via the coding sequence ATGCTGCGAAGATGCGCGTTTATCATCTGTTGTTTTGTCCTGGCGGGTTGTGCGGGAAAGAAGCCCACACAAGACCCCACAAATCCGGCTGACTTTGTGACCGTCACCCTTGGTGATGCGGCCCAGATTGCCCACGGCGAACTTGCCATGCTGGCAAAACTGCGCGGGCAGGGCTTACAGCCACTTTTGCCGCCCGCTGATCCCAGCCTCAGCCAGCCGGTGTCCATCTCATGGACTGGCCCGGCTGAAGGAGCTGTCAAAGAAATCTGCCTGCAACTTGGCTATCGCTATCAAGAAGCGGGCAAGCCCTCGGCGCAAATACTGACTGTGGTGGTGCGCGGCTTGAATCGTCCGGCCCATGTGCTGCTGGAAGACATTGCCTGGCAGGTGCAGCCGCAGGCTGTGCTGCGCGTTGACCCCATTGGCCGGGTCATAACTCTGGCCCGCACAGTCAGCACCGGGGGGCAATCATGA
- a CDS encoding type IV secretory system conjugative DNA transfer family protein, which produces MNRSLCTLAVLLMCLGGCAVKNDVQEPAPLVPMPPLTNVAATTEKPAPPVAPVKSEEGQPLTVHLPDDAAGSPRRGEPEELAALLEMKGAAKNETAVSLMRPAAIKEAAQLVTFQTAMTYRYKQLVAATEQHSSIMDTAFNFGPLLMTQGDALILPPVLTRAGASMRIESGETATAALTSYDLLAPARYVAAAPTWREFLMTDGFPEPEKPNPAVMPKNDKERLIWRTAVREAWAQGLTEADHLYADNVSRMVRIYRGVMLYHLLTAQHLLSRVNTASAELGSKTTDGGNKLHIGQKVYRITAPSSFIPVQTVPAHTGKRK; this is translated from the coding sequence ATGAACCGTTCACTCTGTACGCTGGCAGTGCTCCTGATGTGTCTTGGCGGATGCGCCGTCAAAAATGATGTTCAGGAACCAGCGCCCCTGGTGCCCATGCCGCCGCTGACGAATGTGGCTGCAACCACTGAAAAACCTGCACCGCCAGTCGCTCCCGTGAAAAGTGAGGAGGGCCAGCCCCTCACAGTCCATCTGCCTGACGATGCTGCCGGCAGTCCTCGCCGTGGTGAACCGGAAGAGCTGGCCGCACTTCTTGAAATGAAGGGGGCAGCGAAGAACGAAACCGCCGTCAGCCTCATGCGGCCTGCGGCCATTAAGGAAGCGGCCCAGCTTGTCACCTTCCAGACGGCGATGACGTATCGCTACAAGCAACTTGTGGCAGCCACGGAACAACACAGTTCCATCATGGATACTGCCTTCAACTTTGGGCCACTCCTGATGACGCAGGGAGATGCCCTGATTTTGCCGCCTGTGCTCACGCGGGCCGGGGCTTCCATGCGCATTGAATCAGGCGAGACCGCCACCGCCGCGCTTACCTCGTATGATCTGCTTGCGCCTGCCCGTTATGTGGCTGCCGCGCCTACCTGGCGCGAGTTCCTTATGACGGACGGCTTCCCTGAGCCAGAAAAGCCCAATCCCGCCGTCATGCCAAAGAACGATAAAGAGCGGCTCATCTGGCGGACTGCTGTGCGCGAAGCCTGGGCACAGGGGCTGACAGAAGCAGATCATCTTTATGCCGACAATGTGTCCCGCATGGTGCGCATCTATCGCGGTGTGATGCTCTACCACCTACTCACGGCCCAGCATCTCTTGAGCCGGGTCAACACGGCCTCCGCAGAGCTTGGCAGCAAGACCACGGACGGCGGCAACAAGCTGCATATCGGGCAGAAGGTCTACCGCATCACCGCGCCTTCGTCCTTCATTCCAGTGCAAACCGTTCCCGCACACACTGGCAAGAGGAAGTGA
- a CDS encoding DotA/TraY family protein: MAASPDIPATSEVLLKSDASKQFLDTLLGQGWDAWGQGLGGSQAAELMLQLFSAFNIVALATISALFIWVLAMAVAGTAHEGTPFGKRYSSLWMPLRFVGAMGALAPIFKGLSFFQVAILACIGFSINLGNFVWELGTDYFVEHGGQITIQAPDQNVTHYAAIANGSLESLTLQYYLNERRGLGISPGGKWNYSGNWIRSGGEYRFSFNGNSGTIMVECVDEGDALCRGKVNAVGTAVSSLSSVASQLANPDTPADAIDPLALHSAANSINATILSSLQSYAKQGQLKSKLHDFQDISKQYGWFIAGSSYWSIAWINQEVREAMYSGISYAPREYTASELYAMNFGLQDYEAIKERVANYIKTAYATRRGISDTTAHPAVTDETRALGDVGNWLRSTLNSLVSANILPIAVEKLSSKDPIMAVSNVGDYLIGTAWGLAAALGVLDVTHAMGKAIPFIGSAIPNLDKYIAFVLFSVFLPLLLYGLALAYYLPAIPFIRWVSALTGWVILIVESLVAAPLWLCAHALPEGDGAAGQHGRRGYLLLLGIVIRPPLMVAGFFCAVILMNVLGRLIGASFEMFIAGTSQAKVIGLTGTISMLVILGIVVIMTANKFFSLIHYLPEHVTNWIGQQFHSLGEKEDQSGVKGVFVGSTNAVSSGAEGAKGLRSTIRGGNAGAAGPKDNLSEHNFRS; encoded by the coding sequence ATGGCCGCTTCACCCGACATCCCCGCAACCTCTGAAGTGTTGCTCAAAAGTGACGCCAGCAAACAGTTTTTGGACACCTTGCTGGGGCAAGGCTGGGACGCATGGGGCCAGGGGCTTGGCGGTTCGCAAGCTGCGGAACTCATGCTGCAACTGTTCAGTGCTTTCAACATAGTGGCGTTGGCAACCATTTCGGCTCTGTTTATCTGGGTGCTGGCTATGGCTGTGGCAGGCACGGCCCACGAGGGAACGCCCTTTGGCAAACGCTACAGTTCACTGTGGATGCCGCTGCGTTTTGTGGGGGCAATGGGGGCACTGGCTCCTATCTTCAAAGGGCTGAGTTTCTTTCAGGTAGCTATTCTGGCCTGCATCGGCTTTTCCATCAACTTGGGCAATTTCGTCTGGGAGTTGGGCACAGACTACTTTGTCGAGCACGGCGGGCAGATCACTATACAGGCTCCTGACCAGAATGTGACCCATTATGCCGCCATTGCCAATGGTTCGCTGGAATCCTTGACCTTGCAATACTACCTTAACGAGCGACGAGGCCTCGGCATTTCTCCTGGGGGAAAATGGAACTACAGCGGTAATTGGATTCGATCAGGCGGCGAATATCGTTTTTCGTTCAACGGTAATTCCGGCACCATCATGGTGGAATGCGTGGACGAGGGTGACGCGCTGTGCCGGGGCAAGGTCAATGCCGTGGGCACGGCGGTGTCGTCGCTCTCTTCGGTGGCTAGCCAGCTTGCCAATCCTGATACTCCTGCTGACGCCATTGACCCGCTGGCTTTGCACTCGGCTGCCAACAGCATAAACGCGACCATCCTTTCTTCTCTGCAAAGCTATGCCAAGCAGGGCCAGCTCAAAAGCAAGCTGCATGACTTTCAGGACATTTCCAAACAGTACGGCTGGTTTATTGCTGGTTCATCCTACTGGTCTATCGCCTGGATCAATCAGGAAGTGCGCGAAGCTATGTATTCCGGCATTTCGTATGCGCCGCGTGAATACACGGCATCCGAACTCTACGCCATGAACTTTGGCTTGCAGGATTATGAAGCGATCAAAGAACGGGTGGCCAATTACATTAAGACGGCCTATGCCACGCGGCGCGGCATTTCCGACACCACGGCGCACCCTGCGGTGACAGACGAAACTCGGGCACTCGGTGATGTGGGTAACTGGCTGCGTTCTACGTTGAACAGCCTGGTAAGTGCCAACATTCTGCCCATTGCGGTGGAAAAGCTCTCCAGCAAAGATCCCATTATGGCTGTCTCCAACGTGGGGGATTATCTCATCGGCACGGCCTGGGGCCTGGCTGCTGCGTTGGGTGTTCTTGATGTCACACACGCAATGGGCAAAGCCATTCCCTTCATTGGCAGTGCTATTCCCAATCTGGACAAATATATCGCCTTTGTCCTGTTTTCCGTCTTTCTGCCCCTGCTGCTCTACGGCCTAGCCCTGGCCTACTACCTTCCGGCCATTCCTTTTATTCGCTGGGTTTCCGCGCTTACCGGCTGGGTAATCCTCATTGTGGAATCGCTTGTGGCCGCTCCGCTGTGGCTGTGCGCCCATGCCCTGCCCGAAGGGGATGGGGCAGCCGGGCAGCACGGCAGGCGCGGCTATCTGCTCTTGCTCGGCATTGTTATACGCCCGCCGCTCATGGTGGCCGGGTTCTTCTGCGCGGTCATCCTCATGAATGTGCTGGGGCGACTCATCGGGGCCAGCTTTGAAATGTTCATTGCCGGAACCTCGCAAGCCAAGGTGATTGGTCTTACCGGCACCATATCCATGCTCGTGATTCTGGGCATCGTGGTGATTATGACGGCCAACAAGTTCTTCAGCCTCATTCACTACCTGCCGGAGCATGTGACCAACTGGATCGGCCAACAATTCCATTCTCTTGGGGAAAAGGAAGACCAAAGCGGCGTCAAAGGCGTGTTTGTGGGGTCTACCAATGCGGTTTCGTCAGGGGCTGAAGGCGCAAAGGGCCTGCGTAGCACCATCCGAGGCGGCAATGCCGGGGCGGCAGGCCCAAAAGACAACCTGTCTGAGCATAATTTCAGGAGTTAG
- a CDS encoding ParA family protein: protein MSSIVIANKKGGVGKTTTAQNLAAALAAHGKKVLAVDMDAQANLTRAWGVPHDGKSVLDVLRSKATWQDIAVPVEKGAGCVLLAPASRQLAAMPEVFAQEIGKELLLKEALEAVQGTFDVIIIDSPPSLDLLAINTYAAADAVVIPVQTEFHSLEGLALMQDDLERVRRRLNPNLAVLGIVPTFVDRRKRLCRDVLDVLTEKHATDLTQSVIRDNVTLAEAPSHGQSIFAYDAKSYGAQDYAALGAEIVTRLEARYGA, encoded by the coding sequence ATGAGTAGCATCGTCATCGCCAACAAAAAGGGCGGCGTGGGCAAAACCACCACGGCGCAGAATCTGGCAGCAGCCCTTGCCGCCCACGGCAAAAAAGTGCTGGCCGTGGATATGGACGCTCAGGCCAATCTGACCCGCGCCTGGGGAGTGCCCCATGACGGCAAAAGCGTTCTGGACGTGCTCAGGAGCAAGGCCACATGGCAGGACATTGCCGTGCCGGTGGAAAAGGGGGCGGGCTGTGTCTTGCTTGCGCCAGCCAGCCGTCAGCTTGCGGCTATGCCGGAGGTTTTTGCTCAGGAGATCGGTAAGGAACTCTTGCTGAAAGAAGCGTTGGAGGCGGTGCAAGGCACCTTTGACGTGATCATCATTGACAGCCCGCCCTCGCTGGACTTGCTGGCTATCAACACCTATGCGGCGGCAGACGCCGTGGTCATTCCGGTGCAGACGGAGTTCCATTCCCTGGAAGGCCTCGCCCTCATGCAAGACGACCTGGAGCGGGTGCGCCGCCGCCTCAATCCTAATCTGGCGGTGCTTGGCATCGTCCCCACCTTCGTTGACCGCAGAAAGCGGCTGTGCCGTGACGTGCTGGATGTGCTCACCGAAAAACACGCGACTGACCTCACCCAGAGTGTCATCCGTGACAACGTGACCTTGGCCGAAGCCCCAAGCCACGGCCAGAGCATCTTTGCCTATGATGCCAAGTCGTATGGGGCGCAGGATTATGCCGCCCTTGGAGCAGAAATAGTAACCAGACTGGAGGCCCGTTATGGCGCGTAA
- a CDS encoding lytic transglycosylase domain-containing protein, which produces MEAADVYSLPLAALVGILATEGGKTGEALSNTNGTWDLGGFQVNTCHVNELQQAGFSPEAVLRDGCVNAHAAAWILRKEYDRTRNIWDAVGAYHSRTPHFRDAYLGRVRKHLARMERTGLADLLAKAGGAR; this is translated from the coding sequence GTGGAAGCGGCTGATGTTTACAGTCTACCCCTGGCCGCGCTGGTGGGCATTTTGGCTACAGAAGGTGGCAAGACAGGCGAAGCTCTCAGCAATACCAACGGAACGTGGGATTTAGGCGGCTTCCAGGTGAACACCTGTCACGTCAACGAACTTCAGCAGGCGGGCTTTTCGCCTGAAGCGGTACTGCGTGACGGCTGCGTCAATGCCCATGCTGCGGCATGGATTCTGCGTAAGGAGTATGACCGTACCCGCAATATTTGGGATGCCGTGGGCGCGTACCATTCCCGTACTCCGCACTTCCGTGACGCCTACCTGGGGCGGGTCAGAAAACATCTGGCCCGGATGGAACGCACAGGGCTGGCTGACCTGTTGGCAAAAGCGGGAGGTGCCCGATGA
- a CDS encoding DUF1738 domain-containing protein, translating to MSQERSAEKKNRFQISREVQEDFVNSVAENMLALAEKAGKWQKPWTADSPMGMPFCATTGREYGGANMVKLMLTSIVNGFSDDRWMTFKQFQQFQGDHPARDMKIKKGAKGVKLLRPEEIAFIVGEDGKWQYLTDKQLKEFAAQKEQGLEIPDVQRMTLFYPFTVFNAAQIEGFPQKEQQAHAMTTVERNDFVERFIACTGIPVEHHGGDALYEPAADTVKMPFPERFTVPEEYYATKLHETYHATGHANRENRKEKQTHNIKNFAFEEMRAEMFSMLAGAKFDLPMPASNSAAYINHWNQKFSGGDAKGVFQAAAEAAKVLTIMHQFEMGEQPKAAWFPRSETWPALIEEQAQRDAVTGAHMTTPVEALAEAAAARSTDDPMPRPAPMSSAASAQAFQDADADVVKARILLQNPDFLSKVLKQDSDAARSLADVCASFSSTLSMELDEKNRAALAPTGTEAHATRMRM from the coding sequence ATGAGTCAGGAACGGTCTGCGGAAAAGAAAAACCGCTTTCAGATCAGCCGGGAAGTACAAGAAGATTTCGTCAACTCTGTTGCCGAAAACATGTTGGCCTTGGCCGAAAAGGCAGGCAAGTGGCAAAAGCCCTGGACGGCTGACAGCCCGATGGGAATGCCCTTTTGCGCCACCACGGGGCGCGAGTACGGCGGGGCAAACATGGTCAAGCTCATGCTGACCAGCATCGTCAACGGCTTTTCGGACGACAGATGGATGACATTCAAGCAATTTCAGCAGTTTCAGGGGGATCATCCTGCCCGCGACATGAAGATCAAAAAAGGAGCGAAGGGCGTCAAGCTCCTGCGGCCCGAAGAAATTGCCTTCATCGTGGGCGAGGACGGCAAGTGGCAATACCTCACCGACAAGCAGCTCAAAGAATTTGCTGCCCAAAAGGAACAAGGGTTGGAAATACCAGATGTGCAGCGCATGACGCTGTTTTATCCGTTCACAGTCTTTAATGCCGCCCAAATAGAGGGATTTCCGCAGAAAGAGCAGCAAGCCCATGCCATGACAACGGTTGAACGCAACGATTTTGTGGAACGCTTCATCGCCTGCACAGGTATTCCGGTGGAACATCACGGCGGTGATGCCCTCTATGAACCCGCAGCCGACACAGTGAAGATGCCTTTCCCTGAGCGTTTCACCGTGCCCGAAGAATATTACGCCACCAAGCTGCATGAAACCTATCACGCCACCGGCCACGCTAATCGGGAGAACCGCAAGGAAAAGCAGACGCATAACATCAAGAATTTCGCCTTTGAGGAAATGCGGGCGGAAATGTTCTCCATGCTGGCCGGGGCAAAGTTCGACCTGCCCATGCCCGCAAGCAATTCCGCCGCCTACATCAATCACTGGAACCAGAAGTTTTCCGGGGGAGATGCCAAGGGCGTGTTTCAGGCGGCAGCAGAAGCGGCCAAGGTACTGACCATCATGCACCAGTTTGAAATGGGTGAGCAGCCGAAGGCGGCATGGTTCCCGCGTAGCGAAACTTGGCCCGCACTGATTGAAGAGCAAGCCCAGCGTGATGCCGTAACTGGGGCGCACATGACCACGCCTGTAGAGGCTTTGGCGGAAGCTGCGGCAGCCAGAAGTACGGACGATCCCATGCCCAGACCCGCGCCGATGTCCTCTGCGGCATCAGCTCAGGCATTTCAGGATGCGGACGCGGATGTGGTCAAGGCCCGCATTCTGCTTCAAAACCCTGACTTTCTCAGCAAGGTGCTCAAACAGGACAGTGACGCTGCCCGCTCTCTGGCGGATGTGTGTGCCTCCTTTTCCAGCACTTTGAGCATGGAACTTGACGAAAAGAATCGGGCCGCTCTGGCTCCCACCGGGACGGAAGCACACGCAACACGCATGAGGATGTGA
- the tadA gene encoding Flp pilus assembly complex ATPase component TadA, producing MFEAVEMYPREPRIRWETDNLNDMLLWATSSGMSDIQLCSGQPVWVRKDGVWQRITTRPITTDELLAGLERLTRNNSVAAYIKSSQDDYDFAHQIEETRGVRRRFRGNAGAVADGYSTGVKIVFRTIPSMPPRLEDLGVEQNILDHATPENGLVLVTGVMGSGKTTLLAAILRHIIEKGGRNVATYESPIEFDLLSIPNQGGPVSQSTIPEHLQSFIRAVRNSTRTAPNVVLIGESRDAETLRGMIESAETGVAAYSTVHTRSVPETLSRIINVFPVEERLQVTVTLLSSLRLVVNQRLVPMLGGKGRVALREFLAFTPEIREVLLDTPQERLIQTCETLLIKYGQRMQDAAQAAYDAGKITKENTQAIMAERKTSQPITKEEQ from the coding sequence GTGTTTGAAGCCGTTGAAATGTACCCGCGTGAACCGCGCATTCGCTGGGAGACGGACAATCTCAACGACATGCTGCTTTGGGCGACCAGCAGTGGCATGTCGGACATACAGCTTTGCTCCGGCCAGCCGGTATGGGTGCGCAAAGACGGGGTGTGGCAGCGTATCACCACGCGCCCCATTACTACGGACGAGCTGTTGGCAGGATTGGAGCGGCTTACGCGCAATAATTCCGTGGCGGCCTATATCAAATCCAGCCAGGACGATTACGACTTCGCCCACCAGATAGAAGAAACAAGAGGGGTACGCCGCCGCTTTCGTGGCAATGCGGGCGCGGTGGCGGACGGATATTCCACCGGCGTCAAAATCGTTTTTCGCACCATTCCTTCCATGCCGCCTCGGCTTGAAGATTTGGGCGTTGAACAAAACATTCTGGATCACGCTACCCCGGAAAACGGCCTCGTGCTGGTCACGGGCGTCATGGGGTCAGGCAAGACCACGCTGCTTGCCGCCATTTTGCGGCACATCATTGAAAAAGGAGGCCGCAACGTGGCTACCTATGAATCCCCCATTGAATTTGACCTTTTAAGCATCCCCAACCAGGGCGGGCCAGTCTCGCAAAGCACTATTCCTGAGCATCTGCAATCCTTCATCCGGGCTGTGCGTAATTCTACCCGCACAGCACCCAACGTAGTGCTCATCGGTGAGAGCCGTGACGCGGAAACACTGCGCGGCATGATCGAAAGTGCGGAAACAGGCGTTGCCGCATATTCCACGGTGCATACCCGTTCTGTCCCCGAAACCCTTTCACGCATCATCAATGTGTTCCCCGTGGAAGAACGACTGCAAGTCACGGTGACGCTGCTCTCCAGTCTGCGGCTGGTGGTCAACCAACGCCTTGTGCCCATGCTCGGCGGTAAAGGGCGTGTTGCCCTGCGCGAGTTTTTGGCCTTTACGCCAGAAATTCGGGAAGTGCTTCTGGATACCCCGCAAGAGCGATTGATCCAGACATGCGAAACCCTGCTCATCAAATACGGCCAACGGATGCAGGACGCGGCTCAAGCGGCCTATGACGCAGGAAAAATCACCAAAGAAAACACTCAAGCAATCATGGCGGAGCGCAAAACATCACAGCCTATAACTAAGGAGGAACAATGA